A portion of the Desulfovibrio sp. Fe33 genome contains these proteins:
- the csrA gene encoding carbon storage regulator CsrA, which produces MLILTRRPGESLYLGDNIKLKILSVQGKQIKIGLDVPEDMTVYREEVYLKIKEQNRQALEINQQDLLAAAALWQKKERKK; this is translated from the coding sequence ATGTTGATTTTAACCCGGAGACCGGGAGAAAGCCTCTATCTGGGCGACAATATCAAGCTGAAGATCCTGAGTGTTCAGGGGAAGCAGATAAAGATCGGCCTGGACGTGCCCGAAGACATGACCGTCTATCGGGAGGAGGTCTACTTGAAGATCAAGGAACAGAACCGGCAGGCGCTGGAAATCAACCAGCAGGACCTGCTCGCGGCGGCGGCGCTATGGCAAAAGAAAGAACGCAAAAAATAA